A window from Streptomyces sp. NBC_00299 encodes these proteins:
- a CDS encoding LysM peptidoglycan-binding domain-containing protein — translation MSECADTTHNNARKAPKAPNGSRTRTTAVLAGAALLAPLGLLAATGNAAAADSGVWDRIAQCESGGNWHINTGNGYYGGLQFAASTWRAYGGTAYAPTADQASKDQQIAVATKVQRAQGWGAWPTCSARAGASGSAPAASAAGSGAPAAKAAPSTPARTSERSERSSGHTNRDSSRGDYTVREGDTLSGIAARHGTTWRQLHEANKSVIGADPNLIVPGQRLEL, via the coding sequence ATGTCCGAATGTGCCGATACCACTCACAACAACGCTCGTAAGGCGCCGAAGGCTCCGAACGGGAGCCGGACTCGTACGACGGCGGTCCTCGCCGGGGCGGCACTGCTCGCCCCGCTCGGACTGCTGGCCGCGACCGGCAACGCCGCAGCGGCGGACAGTGGAGTGTGGGACCGCATCGCCCAGTGCGAGAGCGGCGGCAACTGGCACATCAACACCGGCAACGGCTACTACGGCGGACTGCAGTTCGCCGCCTCCACCTGGCGCGCCTACGGCGGTACGGCCTACGCCCCCACGGCGGACCAGGCAAGCAAGGACCAGCAGATCGCGGTGGCCACCAAGGTCCAGCGTGCCCAGGGGTGGGGCGCGTGGCCGACCTGTTCGGCCCGGGCCGGAGCGTCCGGCAGCGCACCCGCGGCCTCCGCCGCCGGTTCGGGCGCCCCCGCCGCCAAGGCGGCCCCGTCGACTCCGGCGCGGACGTCGGAGCGTTCGGAGCGTTCGTCGGGACACACGAACCGCGACTCGTCCCGCGGTGACTACACCGTCCGTGAGGGCGACACGCTCAGCGGCATCGCAGCCCGGCACGGGACCACTTGGCGACAGCTTCACGAGGCCAACAAGTCCGTCATCGGGGCCGATCCCAACCTCATCGTGCCTGGGCAGCGCCTCGAACTCTGA
- a CDS encoding transglycosylase family protein — MKCTPLTIVLAATLFTAIAPGPTHAAQATHATRHIHTAPPRPAPGPPPKPAALACAKDQWPWGCVAKCESGGNWHINTGNGHFGGLQFSQSTWEAFGGSKYAPRADLASRKEQITIARKVVASQGWGAWPHCSRRYGLKGRMELRRPSVTERLTSKTSQLIRKGSTRFGALHGAPIRPTRR; from the coding sequence ATGAAATGCACACCGCTCACGATCGTCCTGGCCGCCACGCTGTTCACAGCCATCGCCCCGGGACCGACGCACGCAGCACAGGCAACACACGCAACGCGTCACATCCATACGGCGCCGCCCCGACCGGCCCCAGGACCGCCTCCCAAACCCGCGGCACTCGCGTGCGCCAAGGACCAGTGGCCCTGGGGCTGTGTCGCCAAGTGCGAGAGCGGCGGGAATTGGCACATCAACACCGGCAACGGCCACTTCGGGGGGCTGCAGTTCTCGCAGAGCACCTGGGAGGCCTTCGGCGGGTCGAAGTACGCCCCGCGCGCGGATCTCGCCAGCCGCAAGGAGCAGATCACCATCGCCCGGAAGGTGGTGGCAAGTCAGGGCTGGGGAGCCTGGCCGCACTGTTCCAGGCGGTACGGGCTCAAGGGCCGTATGGAATTGCGCCGGCCCAGCGTCACGGAACGGCTGACCTCGAAGACGTCGCAGCTCATCCGGAAGGGGTCGACCCGGTTCGGTGCGCTGCACGGCGCGCCCATTCGCCCGACTCGCCGCTGA
- a CDS encoding ABC transporter ATP-binding protein, protein MTTISLRHARVRYGPLEALHGITIAAPGPGLTILLGRNGSGRTTALRALAGTVPLSGGAVLWDGADVTRLPVYERARRGLCLVPERQAVFGSLTVRENLELAARSYDIALDAYPRLEPLLARRAGTLSGGEQRMLALSRALLARARVVLVDEPAQGMSPTVAARTYELLSELDACVVVAEQRVPPGLHGRAALVYELRRGAVVFSGESGEWARRAAHRTGSTPSG, encoded by the coding sequence ATGACGACGATCTCCCTGCGCCACGCACGCGTGCGCTACGGCCCTCTGGAGGCCCTCCACGGCATCACGATCGCCGCGCCCGGCCCCGGCCTCACCATCCTGCTGGGCCGGAACGGATCCGGGCGCACGACAGCGCTGCGCGCCCTCGCGGGGACCGTGCCCCTGTCCGGCGGCGCGGTGTTGTGGGACGGCGCCGACGTGACCCGGCTGCCCGTATACGAGCGGGCCCGCCGCGGACTGTGCCTGGTGCCCGAGCGGCAGGCGGTGTTCGGCTCCCTCACCGTGCGCGAGAACCTCGAACTCGCGGCCCGGTCGTACGACATCGCCCTCGACGCCTACCCGCGGCTCGAACCGCTCCTCGCCCGCCGCGCCGGCACCCTCTCGGGCGGTGAGCAGCGCATGCTGGCCCTGTCCCGCGCCCTGTTGGCACGCGCGCGTGTCGTGCTCGTGGACGAACCCGCGCAGGGCATGTCGCCCACGGTCGCCGCCCGCACGTACGAGCTGCTGAGCGAACTCGACGCCTGTGTGGTCGTCGCCGAGCAACGGGTGCCGCCCGGCCTGCACGGCCGGGCGGCACTCGTCTACGAACTGCGCCGCGGCGCGGTCGTGTTCAGCGGCGAGTCGGGCGAATGGGCGCGCCGTGCAGCGCACCGAACCGGGTCGACCCCTTCCGGATGA